TTCAAAGTTGAAAGGACGGCCTGATCTTGATAATCTTGCAGTAACTGTGTCGCAGGTATCAAGAAGTCAGTTGGCATCTTTTGCAGGTAACCTGCTTGTTGTTTTCCCGATGACCTATTTATTGGCGATGTTGTTTTTCGAAATCACAGGTTCTAAGATCGCTGCAGGCGAACAAGCATTGGCATTGCTGCAGGCACAACATCCTTTTCAAACACTGGCATTGTTATTTGCCTGTTTCACGGGCTTCTTTTTATTCCTGAGTGGATTGATTGCAGGTTGGGTAGAAAATTATGTAGTGTATGCACAACTGCCGCAACGAATAAGGCTGCATCCGGTATTGCATCATTCACTTGGTAAGAAGCAATTGAACTGGCTGGTGAATCTTGTTCAGAACAAACTGGGATCAATAGCGGGTAGTGTTTCGCTGGGTTTTTTCCTGGGCATGGCGGCGTTTATTGGAAAGATGTTCGGTATTCCCTTCGATATCAGACATATCACCATTTCTGCAGGTAATACAGCTATTGGCTTCTTTGGATTGGAAGGGCCGATTGATTATCGTTATCTCGGCACCATTCTGCTTGGCGTAAGCTTAATTGGTTTTCTGAACTTTTTTGTAAGCTTCGGTTTTGCATTTTTTGTGGCGGTAAAGTCAAGAGGCATTAAGTTGAGAGACTATCCTGAGTTTCTTGGAATATTGTGGCGCTATCTGCTAAAACGCCCTTTGGATTTCTTTATGCCGCTAAAAAAATAATCTTCAAATATTTTTTTAGATTTTTTTGTCTGAATAAGTCATCCCCTTATCTTTGCACTCCCCAAACGGGAGCATAGCTCAGTTGGTTCAGAGCATCTGCCTTACAAGCAGAGGGTCCGCGGTTCGAGCCCGTGTGCTCCCACAGAAAAAACCTCCGAAATTTCGGAGGTTTTTTTATGCGTATACCTAATGATTGGTGGATATAGATTCTCATCAATTCACATCCTTTCCTTCTTTCAGTTTATTGATCATCGTCTGCACATTATTTTTATTAGGTTGATCAGGTGCTAATGGCAAAGCCAGGTTTGCATACTTCAATGCATTTTTGAAATCAGCGTTAGCAGAATAACCTCTCACCAAACCCATCAATGTAGTAAACTGGTTAGGATTCTTATCATGATTTTGTTTGAACACTTCCAATGCTTCTTTTGATTTCTTCAACTGCAATAATTGACGGCCGTATTGATGCAAATCCTGCATGTTGCCAAAGGTCATTGCCTGTTTCATCACAGCGGTGGCATCATTTGCACGACCAAGCTTTTCCAATAGCTGAGCTTTTACTGCCCATGCTCCAAATACACGATCACCCCCAAAGCCACGGCTTGTTGCGGAGTCGGCCCATAGTAATGCTTCTTCTAAATTCGTATTGCGTTGCAAACACCAGCTTGCTGCCTGGTTCCAGCTTTGCCAGATAAATCCTTTCTCGGTACGTAACTCACGTCTGAAAGATGCGATCTGCTCTTTTACATAATCTGTTTCAATACGAAAAGGGAACATGAGTTTTTCCCATTGTAAGGCAACGGTAGCACCAGTTTCACTCTCATTCATGAATTCATATTTCAACCATTCAACTGATTTGTCAAGTGCAACTGCTTTTACCGGAACACGTAATGCATCTTCCTTGGCATCATAATAATAATGCCCCCATGAAGTAGAGTTGTTCGATAAGATCAAGGTTGATCCGTTTGGATCATACGAAAGAAATAAACCATACCTGCCGGCCTTCACTGGTTTGCCTTCCACTGTAACATCGGTGCTGAATTCGATGGTTGTATTTTCATTGGCACCTGCACGCCATGGAGCAGATTTGCTGCTGCCAAAACCGGGATCGGTAAAACCAACGGGAACAAGTTCGCCCCATACTTTTCCTTCACGACCCTTCACTGCCGGACGATCATAACGAATGGTTACATCAGTTAAACCAATACGTTCACTTACCGATGCTTTTTTATTGCCGCCACTTGGAGCAACAGTCAACGGAATTTGAGCAAAGGAAGAAAGGCAGAGTGCGCTGCTGAATAACAGTAAACATAATTTTTTCATGAATGATAAGTTTTAAGCTTGTAATCTAATGAAGGGGTAAGTTATACTTCAGTTGATTATGATTAATGAAGATAGCAATGGATAGGCGGAGTATTTTCTTTGTTTACAAGATCCGGGAACGGCAGTTTATTACAATTCTTTGAAGTGCCGACCGTTGCTAAAATAGGGGGGGATGCTATTTTGGGTTCGTTATGTTTTGTCAATAGATCGGTCCTGATAACCCCAGTGTTCATTATCCTTAAGGTCCTTGCCATTATAGTGCCCATAACGGAGTATGCTGTATGCAAGCGTTAGCACAAGGAAAGGAGAAAGGAAAAACATGATCATTGTTACATTCGGCAAAATGTTCAGTTGCAGCATTACAACATATGCAACCAGATAACTTGTAGCAAGTGCAGCCAATGTATAAGGACGCTTCAACATGTCTGTTTGTTTAGTTGTACGTAATCGTCATGCAGGTTTTGCTGAAACCTGTTTATATCGTATCAACAATTGTTCCAGTTGGTTGGGAATATTTTTTTGCACTAAACCACCATGATAACAGATCATCTGATCAATTTCAAGTTGGTTTAGTTTTCTTACAGATCGCACTGCTTCATCAAGATCTAAAGTGAACTGCGGGTTGGCAATTTCTAATCTGCCGTTTTCAGTTACTATTGCATCTGCGGCAATCAATGTTTTGTTTTGCGGGATGTAGAGTGAAATATGGCCAGGCATATGTCCGGGAGTATGTATAACCTCAATGCCGCTGAGCCAATCAATTTCACGATCTAATGCTAAAAAATGATCAACAGGAACAGCTTGCAAAGTTTTGAGTAATTCAATAAACTGCAAAGCGCCCGGTTTATATTCTTCCGCTATTGTATCAAGCATCTGTTCTGCCTGTACCAATCGTAACGATTTATGCTTGCCACTAATATAAGGTGCTTCAAGAGCAGAACTATAGACAGGTATTGATGGATATTTATTTTTCAATTCTGCCAAAGCCCCCATGTGATCAATATCATGATGGGTGATAATAATGCCGGTTAATTGATTTAATGAAAGCTGATGTTTTAAAAGGGCTTTCTCCAGCAACGGTAAAAAGCCGGCATAACCACAATCAACCAACACAAGTTGTTGATCAGTTTGCAGTACAACGGGGTATAAAACATTTATTTCTCCGTCGAATGGGAAATCTATTTCAAGAATGTGGCATTGCATCAATTCAACTTGGGCTAACGTGAATTGCAAAGGTCAGAAATATTTATTTTTTTCGTTACATTGTTTAACGATCACTAAGTTTATGCGTGTGCATGAAGGGATGTAAGGCATAGGTATACAAATGCATAAGAGGTTGATTTAATATTTGGTTATTCCAGTGTTAAACCGGCAAATTTTCAAATTATACTTATCACAAAAAATAGATTGTACTACATTTCGTATTTGCAGATTTATGTATTTTCATTGAGATGATCTCCCAAAGTTCCACTGAGTTTGAACTCTCACCTTTTTTTGAACTCACTCCCGACCTGGTGTGTATTGCCCGGAAAGATGGTTATTTTCAGCAGGTAAACCCTGCAGTTATTAAAAAACTTGGCTATACTGTTGAAGAGTTATACGCTCAGCCAATCAGTAATTTCATTCATCCAGAAGACAGGTTATTTACGCAGCAGCACCGCAATGAACTCATCGCCGGTAAACCGCTTGTAAATTTTCAAAACAGGTACGTTTCAAAAGAGGGTACAATTATCTGGCTCGACTGGACTTCTGTTTTTCTGCCAGGGAAAGAAGTAGTGTTTGCCATTGCCAAGGATGTAACTGAACGAAAACTGGCTGAACTTGCAGTGGAAGAAAAATACAAACGCTTTAAAGGATTAGCCAATCATTTTAAAGGTAGTATTGAACGTGATAGGAAATATCTTTCTGTTGAACTGCATGAAGAACTGGCGCAGTTACTGGCCGTATTGAAGATTGACATTGACTGGATAAAAGCGAAAGAAACGGAGCTCCCTGATGCAGTTGCTAAACGACTTGAGCATGCTGCTGTAATTACTGAAATGTTGATAAAAACTATTCAACGGATTTCGTTTACCATCAGCCCCGGTATGTTAAATGATCTTGGTTTGGTTGAAACATTGAGATGGCATTGTAATGAGTTTTCGATGCTCAGTTCAATCGATTGTCAACTTGAGGGCGGTTGTAACGATGACGCACTAAGCAGGGAAGTGCAGCTTGATATTTTCCGTATTTGCCAGGAAGCTTTGCACAATGTGCTTTATCATTCTGAAGCACGAAACGCAACAGTAAGCATTACAGAAACTGACATTGAGCTTTCTTTTGTTATTACTGATGACGGAAAAGGATTTGATGTTACAAGTTTACAGCATAGCAATGGTTTAACCGTTATAAAAGAACGTGCCGCTTCCATTAATGCCGATGTCACTGTTGCAAGCACGCCCGGTGAAGGAACAGAAGTGAGTGTGAAGATGAAAAAAATAGCAGCTTAGTACTTTTTATATTCCTTCGAAAGATCCCTGATACGGATATTCCTGAAATCAATTGGTTGTCCTTCGCTTTGCAAGGCAATGAAACCACTGCTCAATAACTTTCCATCCTGTTTTATTTTTGGATCATAACGTGCAACTACGCCGCCGCCAATTTGTGGTTTTGAATATTGCAATACCGTATCGCCATTGATGATATGTGTGATTAACGAATCGCCCAACACAATTAACTCTGCACTTACCCATTGTTCACCATCATATGTTTTTGAAGTTGAATTGATGCAATGCGATGGAACAATTGTACCCTTTTGCACAACCTCAGTTCCTGGTGAACACATATTGCCTGTTGATCTTGGCTTGCCATCACTCAATCCGCCGAGGAATTGCATTTCAACAGAGATCGGCCAATCCTGCTCCTTTGGCATAGTGCGTGGATCTTGTGAATGAAACATCACGCCACTGTTACGCAAAGTATAGGAAGGTGCTGTTTTGAACCATTCGCCTACGAAACGATATTCCAGTTTGAGATGATAGTAAGAGTAGGGCGTATTGTAATAAAGATGACCAAACTGCTCATTGAAATTATCGTATTGGTCATAACGAACTTTGATCATGTTATCTTCCACACGAAAAGTATTGCCGAAGTTAACACCCACATCATGATGATGGATCTTAACGGTCCAGTCGTTCATGTTCTTGCCGTTGAAGAGTGGTTTCCATTCATCAGTTGATTGGGTTTTGTTGCTGCTGCTGCAACTGTTGATAATGAATGATGAGAGAAGAACGATAATGATTGAAGATGGATGACGCATTGTTATTATAGGAATGTGTTTCGAAGATAAGGCATGTTTAGATTACAACTGTTCTCTCCCTTAGATTGAACAATCGGTTGTTCTATCTCTTAAAAGAAGATTTTTTCCATGCGCTCATCATCATCATTCCTTTTTCTTCATCAACAAACATCATATTTATAGTTAGTTCCTTGTTGCCGAACGGCCTGCTGTACATGTAGATCCGAATGACCATGTTATTGGGCAAACTGATGCTAATCCTGAACTTTTGGAAAGTAAGACCATCAATCAATTCTTCTGTTGATGCAGTGTCAATTGTTGCATTTGGTATTTGCTCCTTAAAGGTGGTATAAAGCACTTCGTTTACGCTTCGGAAATAAGCAGGATAATCTGGGTCACTAATCGAATCATACGGTTGTTGATTTGCTTCTAAATAATTACGGTCGTCGTATTTTACCACAAAAATTGTGGTGGCTTGACTCTCAATTTTTTCGCCATAGGTTTTTTCGATTGCGGCCGCACCTTTTTCTTCAAGCTTATTCCATTCTTCGTTTGATACCGTCTTCGTTCCTTCCGGGATCACAATTTTCCATTTCAGTGGTTTGAAAAAATATTCTTTACCGGGCTCTGCCTGCGCATACAAACTGAGGGTTGTAAAAAATACAGCAACTGTTACCAATATATTTTTGATCATTTAAAAAGAATCAGCTTTTATTTTTTAAAACTATTACTCACCACCAATTCCTTACTTCCTCCTGCATAACTATAAAATCCCTCACCACTCTTTACACCTAACTTACCTGCAGTAACCATATTCACCAATAATGGACAAGGCGCATATTTGGGGTTTCCGAATCCATCCTGCAACACACGCAAAATAGCAAGACAAACATCCAGCCCAATAAAATCTGCCAACTGCAATGGACCCATCGGGTGAGCCATACCTAATTTCATAACGGTATCAATTTCCTCCACGCCTGCAACCCCTTCATGCAAACTGCAAATAGCTTCGTTGATCATGGGCATTAAAATACGGTTGGCAATAAAACCCGGGTAATCGTTTACCACGCATGGCACTTTGCCAAGTTGTTTACTCAACTCTACGATGGTATCTGTTACTTCTTTCTTTGTTGCATAGCCATTAATGATCTCTACCAGTTTCATCACCGGTACAGGATTCATAAAATGCATACCGATCACCATGCCCGGTCGTTTGGTTACCGCAGCAATTATTGTAATGGAAATAGACGAAGTGTTTGTTGCAAGAATACATCCTGCCGGAGCTGCTTTATCGATCTCTTCAAAAATATCGAGTTTCAACTCTACATTTTCTGTTGCTGCTTCAACAATGAGTTCGGCATTGGCTACACCTTTCAACAGATCATGTGTAGTGCTGATATTTTTTAAGGTGCTTTGTTTTTGATCTTCGGTAAGTGTTCCTTTAGCGATCTGTCGGTCGAGATTTTTACCAATGCTTTCGATAGCCTTTGTGAGTTGACCTGGATTTACATCAATGAGAGTTACGCTAAAACCTGTTTGGGCAAATATGTGTGCAATTCCATTTCCCATGGTTCCTGCACCAACGACAGCAATCTGTTTCATTTCTATGCTTTTTTATTGGGCACAATATAGGAAAAGACAATTGTTGAATGTATGACTTGTATTAGAAAAAATGCTGATAGAAGACAAAGGCAAGTTGCCAGCAATGCACAAAGGCTAAAAGTAACATAAAGGAAAAAGTTCAATAATGAAATGAATGTACAAGCGAGCGTGGCAACAAAAGCTACATTGTTGTAAGAAAGCTCACTACAAAAAAATAACTCTGTGTCTTTGTAACTCTGTTGTAAACCTAATTTTTCTTCTTAAAATCTCCCCGTTTCCATGCCTGTATAAATTCATTCCAGGCAACTGGGTTAAAGATGTTCTGCGGACGGAACTGTCCATTGTAGTATTGCGTTTGTGCGTATTGATTCTGCACATACCTCGAGTTCTCACTTCCATCTCTCGGTAACGATTGTTGCAGTATTCTTGATTGTGCTGTTCGGGTATTTTGCCGGGCCACTTCAATTTTATCGGCAGGTACATCGGCAGCTAAAAATTCCCGTTCAAACTGTTCACGTCGGGGTCTTGCTTTAATGATCGTGGCTGGAAGGTAAACAGTATCAACCACCATCAACTGAATAATACTGAAAGAATTTCCTTCGATGTTTGATGGTATCACCACTTCTTTTGGTTTGAAACCGACATAGGTGAAATCGATAATATCGCCTTTCAATACCACAATGCTGAATACACCTTGCTCGTTGGTGAACGTACCACGGTTCTGGTTACGCAGTTTCACGGTAACTCCGGGGAGGCCACGAAGGCTGTCGGCCGTCATCACCACACCATATAACTGAACAATGGAATCTTTAAAGGACTCGAACTGAGCTTTTACAGCAATAGGGGCAAGCAAACCAAGCAGCAGCGAAAGGAGTAGAAATTTCTTCATCTGCATCAAAAATAAGTGGAAAACATGATTTGCCTCACCAATCGGAAGCAATCTATGGTTAATTTTGCAGCCGGATCAGCTTTTTTAACAAATACTACAAACATGACAAAGGAACAAGTGCTGCAGGCATTGAGTAACGTACAGGAACCAGACTTGGGTAAAGACCTCGTTACGCTGAATATGATTAAAGACATTGAAATTGATGGTAATAAAGTCTCTTTTACGATCGTATTGACCACACCTGCCTGTCCCATGAAGGATATGATGGGACGTGCCGCCACCAATGCTATTGAATTACTGGTGAATAAAGATGCTGTGGTGATCGTGAATTTTACATCGAATACCAGCAGCAACAGGAAAGATCCAAGATCAGTACTGCCGAATGTAAAAAATATTATTGCAGTTGTGAGTGGTAAAGGCGGAGTGGGCAAAAGCACAGTTAGTGCTAACCTCGCTATTGCATTGGCACAAAGCGGTGCAAAAGTTGGTTTGATGGATGCTGATATTTACGGACCAAGTGTTCCGATGATGTTTGGTGTAAGAGGTGAACGTCCGAAAATGACAGAAGTGAATGGTAAAGGCATGATCGTTCCAATGGAGAAGTATGGTATCAAATTCATGAGCATTGGTTTATTGGTGAATGAAAAGGATGCGATTGTTTGGCGTGGACCAATGGCCAGCAGCGCTATTCGCCAGTTTGTAACAGATGTGTTGTGGGAAGAATTGGATTACCTTGTAATTGATATGCCGCCGGGTACTGGTGATATTCATTTAACGTTGGTGCAAACAGTTCCTGTTACAGGTGCAATTGTTGTAACAACTCCACAGGATATTGCATTAGCCGATGCGAAGAAAGCAGTGGCGATGTTTGGACAGGCGCAAATAAAAGTGCCGATCATTGGCTTGGTGGAGAATATGGCTTATTTCACACCGGCAGAGTTACCAAACAACAAGTATTACATTTTTGGAAAAGATGGTGGTAAACGTTTGGCCGATGAATTTGAATTGACATTCCTCGGACAAATTCCGTTGGTGCAAAGTATACGTGAAGGTGGAGATTATGGTAAGCCCATCATGGCAGGTGATGATGAAGTAACAAAAAAAGCATTTGAAGAATTTACAGATGCAGCTGTGCGGAGTATTTCTATGCGTAATGCAGAAATACCTGCAACCCAAACGCTTGAAATTGTCTCTTAAGAGTATACTGTTTTGATTTTTGTGATGGCGGGCCGAAGGCCCGCCATCTTTTTTGGCACGATAATTTTAGGGGCTGTAGTGCTAATCATTATTCATCATTTGCAAAAAATCAATTGTATGGAAATTATTGCAACATTATTGATTGGTGCCATTGCAGGATGGCTCGGCAGTCAATTATTCAAAGGAAGAGGCCTCGGTTTACTGGGTAATATTGTGGTGGGTATTCTTGGAAGTTTTGTTGGTTATTAGTTGCTCGGTAAAGTGGGTGTGAGTTTTGGTGCCGGGTGGATAGGTGCCATTTTAACCGGTGCACTTGGTGCCATTATTATTTTAGCAATTACGAATGCGTTGTTCAGAAGCAGCACATAAGTTGGCTGCATTTGTGTTAACGGCGGGCTGAAAGTCCGCCGTTAATTTTTATGTAACCTGGGTGTTTATAGTCTTCTTGTTTTTACAGAACCTTACCTTTGGCGCATGTATAACTTCAGTCATTTTAAAGAACCTGATGAACAGGTTGTTGTTGAATTTATGAAACAGCATCCTTTTGCGATGCTTATAGGTAATGCCGACGGACGTTCGGTTGCAACACAGTTGCCATTGATGATTGAAGAACGGGAAAGTAAATTGTTTTTACTTGGACATGTTACAAGGAAACAGGACCATCATCTTGTGTTTGAAAAAAATACAGAAGCGTTAGTGATCTTTACGGGAGCACATGCATACGTAAGTGCAACCTGGTACGAAAATCAGCAGAATGTAAGTACATGGAATTATAGCAGTGTACATGCACGTGGGCAACTTCGTTTTTTAGACGAAAATGGATTGGCTGATGCGTTGCGGAAACTGTCGCTGCACTACGAGCATAACAATGTGCACTCTGCTACAATATTTGATAACTTACCTGAAGAATATACTGCACGTTTAATGAAAGCCATTGCTGGGTTTGAAATTGAAGTGACATCATTGGAACATGTATTTAAACTGAGCCAGAACAGGGATGAGAAAAGTTATCATAACATCATTGACCATTTGAAGGCAGAAGGTAGCGAAGCTGCTGAAGTGGCGAAGGTGATGGAAGAGCGAAAAGATAAAGTGTTTCCGTCATGAAAAATTATTGCTGTTATACACTGATCATACTTTTAATAAGTTGCTCCAATATGAAAACTGTTACTGGCCCATCTGCAGATGATATGGGTTTTGATAAACAAGGCCATCGTGGCTGTAGGGGTTTAATGCCGGAGAATACAATTCCTGCAATGCTGCATGCATTGGATTTAAATGTAACAACACTCGAGCTTGATGTAGTGATCACAAAAGATAAACAGGTGATTGTTTCGCATGAGCCTTTTTTTAATCATGATATTACAACAAAGCCAAACGGGGAAGCAGTCTCTTTAGCAGAAGAAAGAGGGTTGAACATTTTTCAGATGATGTATGCGCAGGTGAAGACGTATGATGTGGGATTGAAATCTCACCCTAGGTTTCCGCAGCAGAAAAAAATCGCTGCTGTAAAACCTTTGTTGTGTGATCTGTTTGATAGTGTGGCAGTTTATATGCAATCGCACAGTCGTCCGCAACCTTATTTCAACATCGAAACAAAATGTTTACCCATTGGTGATGGTCTTTATCATCCCAAGCCCGATGAATTTGTTGAGTTGTTGATGACAGTGATCAAAGAAAAGAAACTGGAAGAGCGTGTGATCATCCAGTCATTCGATTTTCGCACATTGCAATACCTGCATCAACATTATCCCGCAATGAAAACAGCTATGCTCATTGAAGATGATGATAAACGTGGAATAGAAAAGCAAATTGAAGCATTAGGCTTTCAGCCAACGATATACAGTCCACATTATTCCTTGGTGAATGCTGAGTTGATCAGTTATTGCCATTCAAAAAAGATCAAAGTAATTCCGTGGACAGTAAATACAAAAGAAGAAATTGAACAATTGAAGAAAATGGGTGTTGATGGCATCATCAGCGATTACCCGAATTTATTTTAAACTCCGTTACAGTAGCTATAATTATGCAGTTTCAACCAACGCTTGCGTTTGCTCAACAACTCGACCAGCAGGATCCGTTAAGATCATTCCGTCAGCAATTTATTATTCCATCAGCCAATGAAACGGAGAAAGTTTATTTTCTGGGCAATTCACTTGGCTTGCAACCAAAGCGAACAAAAGATAAACTCCAAACCATTCTTGATGATTGGGGAAAGCTGGGTGTTGAATCATTCTTTCATGCAGAACAACCCTGGATGGATTATCACGACAGGTTGGTTGGTCCGTTAAGCAAGATCGTTGGTTGTTTACCACATGAAGTAACGGTGATGAACAACCTCAGCGTGAACCTGCATTTAATGCTGGTGAGTTTTTATCGTCCGCAAGGCAAACGAATTAAGATTCTTTGCGAAGCAAAAGCATTTCCCAGCGATCAATACATGATGGAAACACATGTAAGGCATCATGGGTTCGATCCTACAGATGCGATCATTGAAGTAAAACCAAGAGAAGGCGAACATACCATTCGTAATGAAGACCTGTTGCAGATTATTGTTCAACACAGAGAAGAATTGGCATTGGTATTATTCGGCGGCATCAATTATTACAGCGGACAGTTATTCGATATGCAAACCATTACGCAACTGGCAAAACAAGCCGGTGCCAAAGTTGGTTTCGACCTGGCGCATGCTGCCGGGAATATTGAACTGAACCTGCACGACTGGAATGTTGATTTTGCCTGCTGGTGTAATTACAAATATTTAAACTCCGGTCCCGGTGCCGTGGCAGCTGCCTATGTGCATGAGCGTTATCATACTGACCCGTCGATACAACGTTTTGCAGGTTGGTGGGGTTATGAAAAAGCCACCCGTTTTCAAATGGAAAAGGGATTCAAACCGGTTCAATCGGCCGAAGGTTGGCAATTGGGGACACCAGCTTTGTTGTTGTATGCATCACAACTGGCTGCATTGGAAATTGTGGAAGAGGCTGGCTGGGAAAATATCAACCGCAAACGAAAATTACTCACTGAATATTTGTGGTATATCCTCGATGAAGTAAATGCCTCGCAGAAAGAACCCATCATTGAATTTATTACTCCACGTAACGAAAGCGAACATGGTTGCCAGGTAAGCATGAACATGCTGCAACGGGGCAAAGAAATTTACAATGCGTTGATGGAGCAGGATTTTTTTGTTGATTGGCGGGAGCCATCAGTGATCCGTTTAGCGCCTGTGCCTTTGTATAATACATTTGAAGAAGTGTGGAAATTCGGTGAAGCGATGAGGAATATCTTAGAGGTTTAAAATTACGCAAGATTCATACCCCGTACTTCTTACATCATACATCTTTCTATATCTTCGCCGCATGACGAGGCAGCAACTTATTGAGCAGATCAATCAAAAGCAATCATACCTGTGTGTTGGCTTAGATACTGATCTTACCAAGATCCCAAAACATTTACAATCGCATCCCGATGCGATGTTTGAATTCAATAAAGCCATCATTGATGCTACGTTGCCGCATTGTGTGAGTTACAAGATCAACACTGCGTTTTATGAGGCCATGGGTGTGAAGGGATGGGAGGTGATGGAACGCACTGTAAATTATATTCCCGACACACATTTTAAAATTGCAGATGCCAAGCGTGGCGATATCGGCAATACATCTACACAATATGCACGTGCTTTTTTTGAAGCCATGAATTTTGATGCAGTTACTGTTGCGCCATACATGGGTGAAGACAGT
The DNA window shown above is from Lacibacter sp. H375 and carries:
- a CDS encoding glycerophosphodiester phosphodiesterase — translated: MKTVTGPSADDMGFDKQGHRGCRGLMPENTIPAMLHALDLNVTTLELDVVITKDKQVIVSHEPFFNHDITTKPNGEAVSLAEERGLNIFQMMYAQVKTYDVGLKSHPRFPQQKKIAAVKPLLCDLFDSVAVYMQSHSRPQPYFNIETKCLPIGDGLYHPKPDEFVELLMTVIKEKKLEERVIIQSFDFRTLQYLHQHYPAMKTAMLIEDDDKRGIEKQIEALGFQPTIYSPHYSLVNAELISYCHSKKIKVIPWTVNTKEEIEQLKKMGVDGIISDYPNLF
- the kynU gene encoding kynureninase, with the translated sequence MQFQPTLAFAQQLDQQDPLRSFRQQFIIPSANETEKVYFLGNSLGLQPKRTKDKLQTILDDWGKLGVESFFHAEQPWMDYHDRLVGPLSKIVGCLPHEVTVMNNLSVNLHLMLVSFYRPQGKRIKILCEAKAFPSDQYMMETHVRHHGFDPTDAIIEVKPREGEHTIRNEDLLQIIVQHREELALVLFGGINYYSGQLFDMQTITQLAKQAGAKVGFDLAHAAGNIELNLHDWNVDFACWCNYKYLNSGPGAVAAAYVHERYHTDPSIQRFAGWWGYEKATRFQMEKGFKPVQSAEGWQLGTPALLLYASQLAALEIVEEAGWENINRKRKLLTEYLWYILDEVNASQKEPIIEFITPRNESEHGCQVSMNMLQRGKEIYNALMEQDFFVDWREPSVIRLAPVPLYNTFEEVWKFGEAMRNILEV